The Vanessa atalanta chromosome 7, ilVanAtal1.2, whole genome shotgun sequence genomic interval ACTTATTAAACAATCATGCCTAAGTATTACTGTGACTATTGTGATACATATTTAACGCATGATTCTCCAAGTGTGAGAAAAACACATTGTACTGGAAGAAAACACAAggataatgtaaaattttactatCAGAAATGGATGGAAGAACAAGCTCAACACCTTATTGACGCTACGACAGCTGCATTTAAAGCTGGGAAAATTGCACAAAATCCGTTTGGAAATAAAGGTGCAGCTATTCCACCTCCATGGGATCCTTCTGTTATGGGTCCAGGAGGACCAAGGCCACCAGTACCTACACCTGGTGGGCCACCTGGCATGATACCACCACCATCTATGGGCCCTGGTGGGCCAATGGCTCCACCAATGATGATGGGTCCTCATGGGCCTATGCCTCCTATGATGGGTATGAGACCACCAATGATGGGACCACTAATGGGTCCTATGGGCCCAATGGGCCCCATGGGACAGATGCGACCACCTTTAATGAATGGACCTCCTATGAATAAGTAACATAAGGTGAAAAAGCTTTCAGCAAATAAGTGCAGGAAAGGACtgattaaagattaaatatagtATGATTGTAAGTTTCATATActtgtatcaatttattaaataactataaaatatgagctattttttttatttgtaatgagtcagacagtgaaataaaatattttatttttaattttgaagattCATTATAAGTTGTAACAGAAATGTTGTGTTAATGAATATACACCAAGGTGATTTGGACATATTGTACAATTTTTACAGCTAACACAGTTTACCATATAAAATCTATAGTTGTATTGGATTTGTCtacaatagtataataaatataaatttaatctaaattataaaatacaagtgtATTgtacaaagttaataaatatataatcttatttaatttttatcagctTTGTGAAAACAACAATAAGATTCATTCAGGTCATCGGTAATTTCACAATTCTTATTACATAGGTTTCATTGATGTGGAATCATCGATTTGCAACCTAATATGTTGAGGTAATGAGACAATGTGTCCTATTTTTTAGTGAGGATTTTTAATATGCTTcagttttaataagtattttaataggccaatatattattttgtgtaagaATATTAGGTCTAAAATATCTTGAGTCTCAATacttcaaattttttatattaacatattttaatctggCTTCATTAGAATGTAACACCTTATTGTCACCTGCCGACAAAAACTATGCCACAAGAAAACATTTCCGAATTTGTTTCTTCTTAGAATATGGTTAGTAAAGTGAAgacgaatattaatttatataatctaaaaatGAGACAAttcattcatatatatgtaatacagctaagttatgattattaaacatagctttgtacatagacaatataCTGTTTTCATCTGATAATATACTGAATGCAAATTAAAGTATCCACTACCACTACCTATATTTGTTATCTTAAGATTTTATGTACAATGGATATATTTCCAATTAATTCGAAATGTCGAACTGGTGTTGCCAAAATGTctaaaactttgtataaatatatttaaactaagcattttttttgtaaaaatattgttatgtttaaaaagaaattaagcattatcatattttattaacaatgtctCGGTACTTAGTATGTGTAcattcattgaaatatataaaaaattccaACAATTTattaccataataataatttaaaacatactgCACCTGGTAGTTTTTTTTCATAAgtcaatatgataaaaaattgtatgagTAGGCTGTTTTTATGTTGTTGTTATAGTATGTTATCATTAGACCAATAAGTCTTAAGTAGCAAGACATCCCGCTAAAATAGATATTTAGCAATATGTCTGATACCTATTttcttcagggtatggaactctTCAATCCGTTTTCTACAGCGTCCATCGCCGAAAGCTTAATCGCTATCGTGCCTGGGCTGACGCATTGGCATCTcatgatgtaaataccagcgcattcagaaaggaatgcTCTGCCTCTAGGTTATTCAAAACCTTTCTTGTTAAGGCGAAGACAGCACTTTCTTTTTTCAGACGTTTGCTCTGGTCTCTCGCTGATACTGTctttgggaatttctgtcagccatCTTTTCCATCGCTGCACGGCAACGATAAGACGTTGGCCCGTACCGTCAAGAAGAAAGCTACTTAAGTCTAACTCGACTTGAttaccgaggaaagtcacctcCAACAATCCCACATAATGATGTGTGATATAACGATGCcagaggttaaattccggctgggtgcagttcgtaaagcactactttccttggatattcataagtagAGTGCCCCCGATGGCACCCTTCCAACCGTGCTTACGGATATGTGCTCCGGAGTTAGCACTGGTTTTAAAGCATCTTTTCATTCTCATCTGCAAATTAGGCGTTGTCCCGAACTCCTGTAAGTCATTTGTTGCAGCTGATCCATTAAAAGGCAACTGCTCAGACCCGTCAAAGTATAGGCCTTCCTTGCCACTTCCTTGTTCTCAAAGATAATGAAGTCCATTATTAACtaccagctcctgcggtacagGAGCATCGGCTGATTAGCGACTGTGAGTACGTTTTCTGTCTCGGTCGCTCAGctggtgatcttctagtttacctaaATCATAGATGGGTGGAAGCAGTTAAGTCCAAGGGAAAAGCAGAATGCAGTAAGATTGGACATAGTGAAGGCCTTTGGCCGCGTGTGGCACTAAGCGCTACTTTGTAAGTTTCCTATTTACAGAATTCCTGGACAACTATGCAACTGGATACCAGTATTTTGGTAGATTGCAGCATTAAAGTCGATGCCGAAGGTGCATGCTCTGAATTAAAATTCGTCAAAGCTGGTGTTCCTCAAGTCTGCATGCCTCTACTCTATTTCTTCTTCATATCAATGATTTATTCCATATCAGCAATATTCAATGCTATGCCGACGACACTGCTGTGGACACCTGTTACACCGGCCGCTAATATTTCTCGTGAACACGTCGACGAGAACCAGATCatctagtatcggaatacttaaCGTCGATATTTCGAGTGTCGTTCAGTTCTACGGTCATTTGGAAAGTAAAGCCATTAGCAGCGAATTAGCATCTAAAAAgtacatggagtactgctcttaCCTCTGGCCgtgtgctccccagtaccatcGTCTTCCATTTCACCATATTCAGCGttgagcggctcgaattatcaaCGATTAAGCCCTTTCCGACCTGCTGTATCTTGgttttgcgtagagatgttgtatcactctgcatcttctaacGCATTGGATGTTCGAGGATTTGTTTGGACTAATCCTAGCAGCTGAATTTTACCTTCGGACATCTTGTTAGGTGCtaaattatgcatttttttCAGTAGACggctaattaaatacatatagtaGGTAAAGTCTTCTATGTAAGtagatttatatcatttaaaattattgaaattactcTTCACTTTCTGACAAAATCGCTTAAACTTAAAAAGGACATAATTGGATGGAATAAAAGCAACAAACGcttaaatttagtaatttattgcATAGGTATTTTATCGAATTCATTGTGTTATTTCTGACTGTGAAGATGTGCTGGTAGCTGGTAATGTAGAAGGAGGCGATATTTCTTGCCTGATAGAAAATATGATTCCTGTCAAATCAACCAACAATAACACAGCACTTATCATTGGTAATACTCCATCTAGTACAAGTGCAGCATGTTGCTTACTGATAGAGCTTTCTTTTAACTCCTTGAAAACGATGAAAGATAAAGTTATATGAATGCTACAGCATGCTACAAGAGCATATATCTGTAAAAACGAAGAAGCATAACGTTTGTATACTTCTCCAAAAACAAAAATGcctataaataagtaagtagtaAAAAGAGCCGTGGGAGCAGTTAATGCATGGGTTATTCCTAAAGTTGGCGTTGCTCTTTCGTTTATCAGGTTAGCGGTATTaactaccaaaataaaaaaccgTAGCTTTATTGAACAGCCTTCTGCGCTCATTGAACTGTTTGCACTTACACTTGACTCACACTTCATGGATTCTATCaatgtgtattattaaaatattataatggccTCTTGAATTGTTATTTGATTCCAATTCCAACATACTTTTACTGACggtttatgatataaaaacgtCAATGCACTTAAAGTTAAACGTCATTTAAGCTAATTCTGTTTAGAAAGAAGTCCGTAAGTCTTGTATTATTCTGAACACACgctaactttatataatattattattagcttttttgtaatgtttgtatGATTGATATGTAAAAGCCAGTAAATGTCCCATGATTGCTGGGTAAAGGCGTCctttattcaaccacgctgctaaAACTCGAGTTGTTGGACAAACTTGTGGTATAATATAATCCGTGTgatgttgtttttattcatcGACGAGCACGACACGAATTATATTCATGTTGCACTtaaaacctatttttaaataactacgcATTTTTACTAGTTAAAACTACTTAAGACTGGGTTTCCTAAAACTAGAATATACTGATAGGTAGAATGAAAATGTGATCAAGGCGGTCATAACCGAGATCGATCATAGACTGGTTAGGACCACGAAACGAATAACTAACAAGGTGGACTGACGATCTGGTTAGGCTCGCGGGAAGCTACTGGATGCGCGTAGCGCAAGACCATATGTTGTGGAGGTCTTTGGGGGAGACCTTTGTCCAGAAGTGGACGTCTTCCGGCTGAAATGATGATGAGGACGATGAAACTGTGTACCTCGAAATACATCGTCAGTTTGCTAAGTGTGAgtgttatcataaaaataggctagacaaaaattgtaaataatgtaattgtatacaaaaattgATCATATACTTTTGATCTTATGACGCACCATTCCGCAGATATCAGACTAATAAacttcgataataataatatacatacctaCACGTATATATACACGTTTACGCTGGATGATGCACATATTTATTCGTATGTAATTCCatgtcttttaaatattaggTTGATCCCTAGTTGCTTAGAAAAAAAGATGTTTAGAAACTAGTCTGGGAAATAtgtcacttttaaaaaaaaagtacaaaatttgTTTCCCATATTCCCATTATTATGGGGGCACTGTCACAGACGGAGaaaaaatcatttgtatttttttctaatattcttGAATTTCTATGCAAAATATTCAGTAATACCCagtttaaattagtaaaatcacTTTTTAACTGAATATGTGTTAAAATCTAGTGTGTTTATGGTACTGCTT includes:
- the LOC125065101 gene encoding U1 small nuclear ribonucleoprotein C; this encodes MPKYYCDYCDTYLTHDSPSVRKTHCTGRKHKDNVKFYYQKWMEEQAQHLIDATTAAFKAGKIAQNPFGNKGAAIPPPWDPSVMGPGGPRPPVPTPGGPPGMIPPPSMGPGGPMAPPMMMGPHGPMPPMMGMRPPMMGPLMGPMGPMGPMGQMRPPLMNGPPMNK